A portion of the Segatella copri DSM 18205 genome contains these proteins:
- a CDS encoding DUF6722 family protein: MYKEIGKWFLDVAKYIVTAYVLTTMFVKVDSIFAALGAIVIMVILFAIGVYFLHKDNNNDKKDKEKEK, translated from the coding sequence ATGTATAAGGAAATAGGCAAATGGTTCTTGGATGTTGCGAAGTATATAGTAACAGCATACGTTTTGACCACAATGTTTGTAAAGGTTGATTCAATCTTTGCTGCATTAGGGGCAATAGTCATCATGGTGATACTGTTTGCCATAGGTGTCTATTTCTTGCATAAAGATAATAATAACGATAAAAAAGATAAGGAAAAGGAGAAATAA